AGATCATCATGTTCCTGATGCTGGGGCTGCTGATCACCCCGTCGCACCTCATCGACGTCGCCCCCCAGGCGCTGGTTGTCTTTGCGGTGCTGCTGCTGGTGGCACGACCGGTGGCGGTGTTCATCTCGCTGCTGCCGTTCCGCTTCCCGCTGAAGGAGCAGGCATTCATCGGCTGGGTGGGTCTGCGGGGTGCGGTGCCCATCCTGCTTGGTCTATTCCCGTTCATCGCCGGCGTCGAGGATGCCGGCGCCTACTTCAACATCGCCTTCTTCGTGGTGCTGCTGTCCCTGGTGCTGCAGGGGTGGACGGTGGCGCCCATTGCCCGCTGGATGGAACTGGACGTGCCACCGCGCTCGCGGGTGGTGCACCGGCTGGAGCTGGACCTGCCGGGGCAGCCGGAGTACGAGCTGGTGGGCTACCATCTCACCTCGGACAGTCCGGCCCTGTACAAGCTGGTACGGCGGCTGCGGATGCCCCAGGACAGCCAGGTGGTGGCGCTGATTCGCGGCGGCCGGCTGATGCCGGAGTTCCACGACGAAATCCTGCGCGCGGAGGATTACCTGTACGTGCTGGCACCCCCCGAATCCCTGCCCTCGGTGGACCGCGTCCTGGTGGCGCCCCACGGGCCGGCGCGTCTGGAAGAGCACGCCTTCTTCGGCGACTTCGTGCTCAACGGCGACACGCCCCTGGCGGCGCTGTCCAGTGCCTACGGCGTCACCATTCCGGACCAGACGCACGCGCAGGAGACCCTCGGACAGTACCTGCTGCGGCTGTTCAAGCAGCGCGCCGTGGTGGGCGACCGGGTCAAGCTCAACAACATGGAGTTCGTGGTCCGCGACATGGAGGGTGGCCGCATCACCAAGGTGGGCCTGAAGATCAACCGCGGCGGCAGCGGCCGTGGCGGGGGCAAGGAGAAGGCTCCGGAGGCCTGACAATCCTTGCTGAAAGGTTCACTATCATGGCAATTCAACTGCGAAAACACGGGACCGGGTAATGAGCAACTCCCTGCGCGACCAGCTCCTGAAAACGGGGCTGGCGGACGAGAAAAAGGCCAAGCAGGCGGACAAGGAAAAGCGCGCCCAGCGCAAGCAGCACAAGGCCAAGGGCAGGAAGGGCCAGGCCGATCCGCAGGCGGCAGAGCGCCAACAGGAGGTCGTGCGCGCCCGCCAGGAAAAGGCCGAACGGGACCGCGCGCTGAACCAGCAGCGGGAGGCGGACAAGCAGAAGAAGTCCGCCGCCGCGCAGGTGGAAGACCTGCTGCGCGACCATGCCGTGTCCACCCGCGACGGCACCATTGCGTTCCATTTCACCAAGGACGGCAAGGTGCGCAAGATCGAGGTCACCAAGGAGCAGCAGAAAAAGCTCAGTGCCGGCGCACTGGGCATCGTCGAGCGCAAGGGCCGCTTCCACGTGGTGCCGGCGGACGTGGTGCCGCGCCTGCAGGAGAGGGAGCCATCGCTGTTCGTGGCGCTGGTCACCGCGGCGCAGAGTGACGAGGATGACGCGCTCTACGAGGAGTTCCCGATCCCCGACGACCTGGACTGGTGACATGAGCCAGCTGGACCGACTCCTGCAGCGTGCCGAACGCCTGCTGGACCGGGTGGAGCCCCTGCTGCCACCGGCGCAGGCGGAACCGGCCTGGGAGACAGCGATTGCGTTCCACTGGCGCCGCCGGTTGGGCGCGGGCTTCCTGGCCCCGGTCGCCGAGCCCCATGCCGTGGACATGGACGCACTGCGCAATGTGGACCGGCAGAAGGCGCTGCTGGAGCGCAACACCCGCCAGTTTGTTGCCGGCCTGCCCGCCAACAACGCCCTGCTCTGGGGCTCCCGGGGAACCGGCAAGTCCTCCCTGATCAAGGCGCTGCTTCACGCCCATGCCAGCGACGGCCTGCGCCTGGTGGAGATGGACAAGGCCGATCTGGTGGACCTCCCCGACCTGGCAGGACTGCTCCGCCACCGGCCGGAGCGGTTCATCGTCTTCTGCGACGACCTCTCCTTCGAGGCCGACGACCCCAGCTACAAGGCCCTCAAGGCCATGCTGGACGGCTCCGTGAGCGTGGCCCCGGACAACGTCCTGATCTACGCTACTTCCAATCGCCGCCACCTGATGCCGGAGTACCTGACAGAGAACGAGGAGGCGCGCAACGTGGACGGCGAGATCCACCACGGCGAAGCGGTGGAGGAGAAGATTTCGCTGTCGGAGCGCTTTGGTCTGTGGGTGTCATTCCACCCCTTCGACCAGGATGCCTACCTGACCATCGTGCAGAGCTGGCTGGAGCGCTTCGGCGTCCGCGACGCGCTGGAGGACGTGCGGGAAGACGCCCTGCGCTTCGCCCTCGAGCGGGGCTCCCGCAGCGGCCGCGTGGCCTGGCAGTTCGCCCGCGACTGGGCCGGACGGCGCGGCCTGGAATCGTAGAGCGGCCTGTCGCGCGGACCGCGGGGCGAACCTCATCGAATGGTAGGGCGGATCGTAGGGCGGACCTTCAGGTCCGCCGTTGCCAGACATGCAAGCCAAGGTGGCTCATCAAGGTCTGATCGGCGGACCTGAAGGTCCGCCCTACGTGGGCTGGGCCGGCCGCCGCGGCCTGGAATCACAGGGGTTCCGTGGGATCGTAGGCCCCCGTGGGAGCGGCTTCAGCCGCGATTCATTGCAGAGCCGCGGCCGGTTCAACGGTGCATCAAGATGCACCCTACGAAAACCGGCACGGCTCCCGGCCGGGGCACCCGTAGGGTGCATCTTGATGCACCGCCAACGGCTGCCGATCAAAGCGCCCCACCTCAATCGTCGTCGCAGATCACCGACGGACGCACCACGAATTCGCACGCCTCCGCCCCCGCGGCGGCGCACTGACGCTCCTCGGCTATGGCGGCCAGATCGGGATCGTCGCAAGCCCAGTTCATGGCCCCTTCCAGCCAGGCCACGAAGGTCCGGCAACTGTGCTCCGGCCGGGTCGCGGCGGCGGCGAACGGTGAATTGTAGACGCGCACGGCGGCGCCGCAGTCCGACGGCCGGCAGTAAATCACCTCGAAACGGCCCCAGCCACGCCGGGACAGGCTGTCAAGGTAGCGTGCGACGATGGTCGCCGGCTCCGCCGGGCTCCGGCTGGCCTCCTGGCGGCACCACTCCGCCGCCGACCGGCGGGCGGCCGACTGCCAGGCGGCCTCGGCAACGCCGCCGGTGGCCGCGCCCTGCAACCGGGCCATCTCCTCCCGCGGCAACATCAACACCGCCATGCCGTCCAGCATGCACTCGCCGGTCCCCGGATCGCGTTGCACCGACTCACTGTTCACCATCGCCATCGCTGCCTCCCGGGATTGCTGTCTGCACTCCGTGGATGCGGCCTTAACCGGCCACTCCTCGAACCTACAGTAGTGGAAGCGTGACGACGGGGCGCTGCCCGGCAGCGACGCCGGCTTGCTCGTCTGCGACAGCAGGCACGACCTCCGCTTTCCCGGCGGCGACTCCGGCCTCCCCGCTGGCGCGCACACGCAACTCGCCGTCGCCCGGAGAGCCTCCACGGCGCCTGCCGGGGGCTACTCTCGCCCGTGCAAACCGGCCTCCACGGGTTCGGTGCAACGGGATAGCCAGAGGGTACGACCATGGGGCAGACGGCAACAGCAACACACCAGGACACACTGCGGGGCTGCGACGCCGTGGCCCGCCCGCGCTACGAGCTCATTCCCATCAGCGGCATGATGGAGCAGGCGCGCACGCTGCCCACTGGTGCGACCATCACGGTGACCTGCTCACCCAAGCACGGCATCGGGACCACGCTGGACGCCGCCGAAACCCTTGCCACTGAGGGCTACGATGCCGTACCCCATGTGGCTGCGCGCCTGATCCGTGATCATGGCGAGCTGCGCGAGATCCTCGATCGCCTCTCTGGGGCGGGCTTGCGGGAGGCCTTCATCGTCGGCGGCGATGCCGCCGAGGCGGCGGGGCCGTTCAGAGGCGGCCTGGAACTGCTCCGTGCCATTCACGACAGCGGACGACGCCCTCCACGCATCGGCGTGCCGGGGTACCCGGAACCCCACGCCAGCATCCCCGGGAAAGAGATGCAGGCGGCGTTCCTGGCCAAGGGCGCCCTGGCCGACTATGCCGTCACGCAGATCTGTTTCGATGCCAACGCCATCCTGGGCTGGCTGGGCCAGCAGCGCGAGTTGGGCATGGATCTGCCGGTGTACGTGGGCCTGCCCGGGGTGATCGATCGCACCCGGCTTCTGGGCCTGGCGGTGCGCATCGGCCTCGGCGCCTCCACCCGGGTGCTGCGCCGCCAGGGGGGCCTGGCGTCCCGGCTTTTCGGCAGCAGCGTCTACCAGCCGGACGATCTGGTGCGGACGCTGGCACCCACCTTCGACACACCGCAGGCACCCGGGCTGGCCGGCTTCCACGTCAACACCTTCAATCAGGTTGAAGCCACCCGGCGCTGGATGGAGGAGACCGCCGAGGAACTGCGCCAGTGGTCCGCACCGCGTCCGGAGAAAACGGCGGAGCTGACCGGGGCGATAGAGGGCACGTACTAGGACGTAGGGTGGACCGTAGGGCGGACCTTCAGGTCCGCCGAGCTGGCTTTGATGAGCCATCCTGGCTTGAATATCTGGAAACGGCGGACCTGAAGGTCCGCCCTACAAGTCGACGCTCCGCCGTACGGGTCCGCCCTACACGCCCGTTGTACGAATCCGGGGCAACGCGAGAGCTGGAAATCTGAAATA
The DNA window shown above is from Aquisalimonas sp. 2447 and carries:
- a CDS encoding methylenetetrahydrofolate reductase, which produces MGQTATATHQDTLRGCDAVARPRYELIPISGMMEQARTLPTGATITVTCSPKHGIGTTLDAAETLATEGYDAVPHVAARLIRDHGELREILDRLSGAGLREAFIVGGDAAEAAGPFRGGLELLRAIHDSGRRPPRIGVPGYPEPHASIPGKEMQAAFLAKGALADYAVTQICFDANAILGWLGQQRELGMDLPVYVGLPGVIDRTRLLGLAVRIGLGASTRVLRRQGGLASRLFGSSVYQPDDLVRTLAPTFDTPQAPGLAGFHVNTFNQVEATRRWMEETAEELRQWSAPRPEKTAELTGAIEGTY
- a CDS encoding DUF2058 domain-containing protein, with the protein product MSNSLRDQLLKTGLADEKKAKQADKEKRAQRKQHKAKGRKGQADPQAAERQQEVVRARQEKAERDRALNQQREADKQKKSAAAQVEDLLRDHAVSTRDGTIAFHFTKDGKVRKIEVTKEQQKKLSAGALGIVERKGRFHVVPADVVPRLQEREPSLFVALVTAAQSDEDDALYEEFPIPDDLDW
- a CDS encoding ATP-binding protein; translation: MSQLDRLLQRAERLLDRVEPLLPPAQAEPAWETAIAFHWRRRLGAGFLAPVAEPHAVDMDALRNVDRQKALLERNTRQFVAGLPANNALLWGSRGTGKSSLIKALLHAHASDGLRLVEMDKADLVDLPDLAGLLRHRPERFIVFCDDLSFEADDPSYKALKAMLDGSVSVAPDNVLIYATSNRRHLMPEYLTENEEARNVDGEIHHGEAVEEKISLSERFGLWVSFHPFDQDAYLTIVQSWLERFGVRDALEDVREDALRFALERGSRSGRVAWQFARDWAGRRGLES
- a CDS encoding potassium/proton antiporter, with protein sequence MDLTHQIILFGGLLFIASILASVISSRIGAPLLLVFLIIGMLMGEEGPGGLVFDDFQTAHLIGSLALAVILFDGGLRTRVASFRVGLRPAVVLATVGVVLTVTITGLITAWVFELPLLVALLIGAIVGSTDAAAVFYLLHAHGLELKERIGATLEIESGSNDPMAIFLTVAFIELILGQHESIGLGLALEFAQQMGLGAAIGLAGGFALAYGVNRVPLTPGLYPLLAISGALVVFGLSSVLGGSGFLAVYLAGIVLGNRRIQSSQNIRRFHDGMAWLAQIIMFLMLGLLITPSHLIDVAPQALVVFAVLLLVARPVAVFISLLPFRFPLKEQAFIGWVGLRGAVPILLGLFPFIAGVEDAGAYFNIAFFVVLLSLVLQGWTVAPIARWMELDVPPRSRVVHRLELDLPGQPEYELVGYHLTSDSPALYKLVRRLRMPQDSQVVALIRGGRLMPEFHDEILRAEDYLYVLAPPESLPSVDRVLVAPHGPARLEEHAFFGDFVLNGDTPLAALSSAYGVTIPDQTHAQETLGQYLLRLFKQRAVVGDRVKLNNMEFVVRDMEGGRITKVGLKINRGGSGRGGGKEKAPEA
- a CDS encoding DUF5943 domain-containing protein, producing MAMVNSESVQRDPGTGECMLDGMAVLMLPREEMARLQGAATGGVAEAAWQSAARRSAAEWCRQEASRSPAEPATIVARYLDSLSRRGWGRFEVIYCRPSDCGAAVRVYNSPFAAAATRPEHSCRTFVAWLEGAMNWACDDPDLAAIAEERQCAAAGAEACEFVVRPSVICDDD